A stretch of Elstera cyanobacteriorum DNA encodes these proteins:
- the rpoC gene encoding DNA-directed RNA polymerase subunit beta', whose amino-acid sequence MNELMNLFGQVTSPQSFDEIQIAIASPERIRSWSFGEVKKPETINYRTFKPERDGLFCARIFGPIKDYECLCGKYKRMKYRGIICEKCGVEVTLAKVRRERMGHIELASPVAHIWFLKSLPSRIGLLLDMTLKDLERVLYFENYVVIEPGLTPLKLKQLLSEEDYLKAQDEYGEENFTAKIGAEALRDMLVQIDLEDEVETLKTELRETASEARRKKLVKRLKLVEAFHASGSRPEWMILEVVPVIPPELRPLVPLDGGRFATSDLNDLYRRVINRNNRLKRLIELKAPDIIVRNEKRMLQEAVDALFDNGRRGRVITGANKRPLKSLSDMLKGKQGRFRQNLLGKRVDYSGRSVIVVGPELKLHQCGLPKKMALELFKPFIYAKLELYGHASTIKAAKRMVEKERPEVWDILEEVIREHPVMLNRAPTLHRLGIQAFEPTLIEGKAIQLHPLVCTAFNADFDGDQMAVHVPLSLEAQLEARVLMMSTNNILSPANGKPIIVPSQDIVLGLYYLSMEDFRRLTDEVDLAQLTDAEIDAAITNGKLILREGDAATGTYHVKPLGADLAAKRAKLVGLRVPYYSNISEIEAALQEKTMHLHTPVRGRWTTVDAAGNLVQKDVRATAGRMLLGEILPKSVLISFDLVNRQLTKKEVSSIIDIVYRHCGQKETVIFADRMMALGFSHACRSGISFGKDDMIIPKDKDALVADAQEKIKEYEQQYLDGLITQGEKYNKVVDVWSQCTEKVADAMMKTMQAVHGSGKLNSVYMMAHSGARGSAAQIKQLAGMRGLMAKPSGEIIETPIISNFKEGLTVLEYFNSTHGARKGLADTALKTANSGYLTRRLVDVAQDCIITEDDCGTQQGITVRAVVDGGEVIAPLAERILGRSAVADVINPKTGELIAKGGEIIDEDAVEKVEKAGIDSILIRSVLTCESHVGVCAACYGRDLARGTPVNMGEAVGVIAAQSIGEPGTQLTMRTFHIGGAVQRGAEQSSIEASHDGTVKFINRTVVMNGQGVPIIMGRNVELILQDADGRDRARHRIPYGSKLLFDETQPVTKGQRLAEWDPYTLPIIAEQEGVAHFVDLVDGLSIREVMDEATGISNRVVTDWRQQTRGSDLKPRIVLRDEKGESIKLPNGLEARYFLPVDAILSVENNQRVKAGDVVARIPRESSKTRDITGGLPRVAELFEARKPKDYAIISESEGRVEFGKDYKTKRRILVVPTEEGREPVEYMIPKGKHISVHEGDYVQKGDLLMDGNPVPHDILRVLGIEALANYLTNEIQDVYRLQGVKINDKHIEVIVRQMLQKIEIDDAGDSTYLIGEQVGKLEYEAENRKLVAKGERPAHGKPVLQGITKASLQTDSFISAASFQETTRVLTEAAVSGKTDTLNGLKENVIVGRLIPAGTGSVVAEFRKVAAERDKAILATEATADAALTDERESA is encoded by the coding sequence ATGAACGAGTTGATGAATCTCTTTGGTCAAGTGACCAGCCCTCAGAGCTTTGACGAGATCCAGATTGCGATCGCAAGCCCAGAGCGGATTCGGTCCTGGTCCTTCGGCGAAGTTAAAAAGCCCGAGACGATCAACTATCGCACCTTTAAGCCGGAACGCGACGGTCTGTTCTGCGCCCGTATCTTCGGCCCGATTAAGGATTACGAGTGCTTGTGCGGTAAGTACAAGCGCATGAAGTATCGCGGGATCATCTGCGAAAAATGCGGCGTCGAAGTCACGCTGGCCAAGGTTCGGCGCGAGCGTATGGGCCATATCGAACTGGCCTCGCCGGTTGCGCATATTTGGTTCCTGAAGTCGCTGCCCAGCCGTATCGGCCTGCTGCTCGATATGACGCTGAAAGATCTCGAGCGCGTCCTATACTTCGAAAACTACGTCGTCATTGAGCCGGGTCTGACGCCGCTGAAGCTGAAGCAGCTTCTGTCGGAAGAAGATTACCTGAAGGCCCAGGACGAATACGGCGAAGAAAACTTCACCGCCAAGATCGGCGCCGAAGCCCTGCGCGACATGCTGGTGCAGATCGACCTTGAAGACGAGGTCGAGACGCTGAAGACCGAGCTGCGCGAAACCGCCTCGGAAGCCCGCCGCAAGAAGCTGGTGAAGCGCCTGAAGCTGGTCGAAGCTTTCCACGCCTCTGGCTCGCGCCCGGAATGGATGATCCTGGAAGTCGTTCCGGTTATCCCGCCCGAACTGCGCCCGCTGGTGCCGCTGGATGGCGGCCGCTTTGCGACCTCCGATCTCAACGACCTTTACCGCCGCGTCATCAACCGCAACAACCGCCTGAAGCGGCTGATCGAGTTGAAGGCGCCGGACATCATCGTCCGCAACGAAAAGCGTATGCTGCAAGAAGCGGTCGATGCGCTGTTCGATAACGGCCGTCGTGGCCGCGTCATCACCGGCGCCAACAAGCGTCCGCTGAAGTCGCTGTCCGATATGCTGAAGGGTAAGCAGGGTCGCTTCCGTCAGAACCTGCTGGGTAAGCGCGTCGACTACTCGGGCCGTTCGGTTATCGTCGTCGGCCCGGAACTGAAGCTGCACCAGTGCGGCCTGCCGAAGAAGATGGCGCTCGAACTCTTCAAGCCGTTCATCTATGCCAAGCTCGAACTTTACGGCCACGCGAGCACCATTAAGGCGGCGAAGCGTATGGTCGAAAAAGAGCGCCCGGAAGTTTGGGACATCTTGGAAGAGGTGATCCGCGAACATCCGGTGATGCTGAACCGCGCGCCGACGCTGCACCGCTTGGGTATCCAGGCGTTCGAGCCGACGCTGATCGAAGGTAAGGCAATCCAGCTTCACCCGCTGGTCTGTACCGCGTTCAACGCCGACTTCGACGGCGATCAGATGGCCGTTCACGTGCCGCTGTCGCTGGAAGCGCAGTTGGAAGCGCGCGTGCTGATGATGTCGACCAACAACATCCTCTCGCCCGCCAACGGCAAGCCGATCATCGTGCCGAGCCAGGACATTGTTCTGGGTCTCTATTACCTCTCGATGGAAGACTTCCGCCGCCTGACGGATGAAGTTGATCTGGCGCAGCTTACCGATGCCGAGATTGATGCGGCCATTACCAATGGCAAGCTGATCCTGCGCGAAGGCGATGCGGCGACCGGCACCTATCATGTGAAGCCGCTGGGCGCCGACTTGGCCGCTAAGCGCGCCAAGCTGGTTGGCCTGCGCGTGCCGTATTATTCGAACATCTCGGAAATCGAAGCCGCGCTGCAAGAAAAGACCATGCACCTGCACACGCCGGTGCGCGGTCGCTGGACGACGGTGGATGCCGCAGGCAATCTTGTTCAGAAGGACGTCCGCGCCACGGCGGGCCGGATGCTGCTGGGCGAAATCCTGCCGAAGAGCGTTCTCATCTCCTTCGATCTGGTCAACCGTCAGTTGACCAAGAAGGAAGTGTCCTCGATCATCGATATCGTCTACCGCCATTGCGGTCAGAAAGAGACGGTGATTTTCGCCGACCGTATGATGGCGCTGGGCTTTAGCCACGCCTGCCGCTCGGGCATCTCCTTCGGTAAGGATGACATGATCATCCCGAAGGATAAGGATGCGCTGGTCGCCGATGCTCAGGAAAAGATCAAAGAATACGAACAACAGTATCTCGACGGTCTGATCACCCAGGGCGAAAAGTACAATAAGGTCGTCGACGTTTGGTCGCAGTGCACCGAAAAGGTCGCCGACGCGATGATGAAGACCATGCAGGCGGTCCACGGGTCGGGCAAGCTCAACTCGGTCTATATGATGGCCCACTCCGGGGCGCGTGGTTCGGCGGCGCAGATTAAGCAGCTTGCCGGGATGCGCGGTCTGATGGCCAAGCCGTCGGGCGAAATCATCGAAACGCCGATCATTTCGAACTTCAAAGAAGGTCTGACCGTGCTGGAGTACTTCAACTCCACCCACGGTGCCCGTAAGGGTCTGGCCGATACCGCGCTGAAGACCGCGAACTCCGGGTATCTTACCCGCCGTCTCGTGGACGTGGCGCAGGATTGCATCATCACCGAAGACGATTGCGGCACGCAGCAGGGCATTACCGTCCGCGCCGTCGTCGATGGCGGTGAAGTCATCGCCCCGCTGGCCGAACGTATCCTCGGCCGCTCGGCGGTTGCCGATGTGATCAACCCGAAGACCGGCGAACTCATCGCCAAGGGCGGCGAGATCATCGATGAAGACGCGGTCGAAAAGGTCGAAAAGGCTGGGATCGACTCGATCCTCATTCGCTCGGTTCTGACCTGCGAAAGCCATGTCGGCGTGTGCGCCGCGTGCTACGGGCGCGATCTGGCGCGCGGTACGCCGGTCAATATGGGCGAAGCCGTGGGCGTTATCGCGGCGCAGTCGATCGGCGAGCCGGGCACCCAGCTTACCATGCGTACCTTCCATATCGGTGGGGCGGTGCAGCGCGGGGCGGAGCAATCCTCAATCGAAGCCAGCCATGACGGCACGGTGAAGTTCATCAACCGTACGGTGGTGATGAACGGCCAGGGCGTGCCCATCATCATGGGCCGCAATGTAGAACTGATCCTGCAGGATGCCGATGGCCGCGACCGCGCCCGTCACCGCATCCCCTACGGCTCGAAGCTGCTGTTCGATGAAACCCAGCCGGTCACCAAAGGCCAGCGCTTGGCGGAATGGGACCCGTATACCCTGCCGATCATCGCGGAACAGGAAGGGGTTGCCCATTTCGTCGACCTCGTGGACGGTCTGTCGATCCGCGAAGTCATGGACGAAGCCACCGGGATTTCGAACCGCGTTGTCACCGATTGGCGTCAGCAGACCCGCGGGTCTGACCTGAAGCCGCGTATCGTGCTGCGCGACGAGAAGGGCGAATCGATCAAACTGCCGAACGGGCTGGAAGCGCGCTACTTCTTGCCGGTAGATGCGATCCTGTCGGTCGAGAATAATCAGCGGGTGAAGGCGGGCGACGTTGTGGCCCGTATCCCGCGCGAAAGCTCGAAGACCCGCGATATCACCGGGGGTCTGCCGCGCGTCGCCGAACTCTTCGAAGCGCGTAAGCCGAAGGATTACGCGATCATTTCGGAAAGCGAAGGCCGCGTCGAATTCGGGAAGGATTATAAGACGAAGCGCCGCATCCTGGTCGTCCCGACCGAGGAAGGGCGCGAACCCGTCGAGTATATGATCCCGAAGGGCAAGCACATCAGCGTGCACGAAGGCGATTACGTGCAGAAGGGCGACCTGCTGATGGATGGCAACCCGGTTCCGCACGATATTCTGCGCGTGCTGGGTATCGAAGCCTTGGCCAATTACCTGACCAACGAAATCCAGGACGTGTATCGTCTGCAGGGCGTGAAGATCAACGATAAGCATATCGAAGTGATCGTCCGGCAGATGCTGCAGAAGATCGAAATCGACGATGCGGGCGACAGCACGTATCTGATCGGTGAACAGGTCGGTAAGCTGGAATATGAAGCCGAAAACCGCAAGCTGGTGGCCAAGGGCGAACGCCCGGCGCACGGTAAGCCGGTTCTGCAGGGCATCACCAAGGCGTCGCTGCAGACGGATTCCTTCATCTCTGCCGCATCGTTCCAGGAAACTACCCGCGTGCTGACCGAAGCCGCCGTGTCGGGCAAGACCGATACGCTGAACGGTCTGAAGGAAAACGTCATCGTCGGTCGCCTGATCCCCGCCGGGACCGGCTCCGTCGTGGCGGAATTCCGCAAAGTGGCGGCGGAACGCGACAAGGCCATCCTGGCCACCGAAGCGACCGCCGATGCCGCGCTGACGGACGAACGCGAAAGCGCCTAA
- the rpoB gene encoding DNA-directed RNA polymerase subunit beta, with protein sequence MAKSFTGRKRVRKSFGRIPEVAKMPNLIEVQKSSYDYFLQMNVPPEQRTPVGLQEVFRSVFPIKDFSERSQLEFVKYELEEPKYDVEECQQRGITFAAPLKVTLRLVVWDIDEDTGSRSIRDIKEQEVYMGDMPLMTSNGTFIINGTERVIVSQMHRSPGVFFDHDRGKTHSSGKFLFAARVIPYRGSWLDFEFDAKDIVYVRIDRRRKLPATTLMLALDSFLTEERRVKLAEDGATLAPFEATGMTAEEILQYFYETLTFERTPGGWKRPFSAEQFKGMKLTYDLIDAATGEVRVPKETKITPRLANKLVSEGLEAVLVPTDDLVGRYVAADIINENTGEIWVEAGEEVSEQLLETLADMNVGELPTLNIDHVNVGPYIRNTLAVDRNKTREDALIDIYRVMRPGEPPTLETAEKLFGDLFFDSERYDLSAVGRVKMNARLGLDVPDTMRVLRKHDILAIVKLLCDLKDGRGEIDDIDHLGNRRVRSVGELMENQYRLGLLRMERAIRERMSSVEIDTVMPHDLINAKPAAAAVREFFGSSQLSQFMDQTNPLSEITHKRRLSALGPGGLTRERAGFEVRDVHPTHYGRICPIETPEGPNIGLINSLATYARVNQYGFIESPYRKVKDGVVSSDVVYLSAMEEGRYTIAEANAELDADMRFVAELVPSRQGGEYIVARPTDIDLIDVSPKQLVSVAAALIPFLENDDANRALMGSNMQRQAVPLIRAEAPLVGTGMEATVARDSGVAISAKRGGIVDQIDATRIVIRVTDATEASSSAVDIYNLLKFQRSNQNTCINQRPLVKVGDVVAAGDIIADGPSTELGELALGRNVLVAFMPWNGYNFEDSILISERIVSEDVFTSIHIEEFEVMARDTKLGQEDITRDIPNVGEEALKNLDEAGIVYIGAEVKAGDILVGKVTPKGESPMTPEEKLLRAIFGEKASDVRDTSLRVPPGVTGTIVEVRVFSRRGVDKDERAIAIERLEIERLAKDRDDERAILERSFNGRLKELLLGQTIASGPRGVKAGAVVDSETLAGLTPGQWRQIAVADDKVMDDLEALKKQMDASIDRLNKRFENKVEKLQRGDELPPGVMKMVKVFVAVKRKLQPGDKMAGRHGNKGVISRITPIEDMPYLEDGTAVDIVLNPLGVPSRMNVGQILETHLGWASANLGRQIKDLVDQFRREGSKDTSKLHSYFKDIYGEKVYGEDIADLDTGDTLELAQNLTRGIPFATPVFDGAREEDIVHMLEKAGIHSSGQMTLVDGRTGEPFDRSVTVGYIYMLKLHHLVDDKIHARSIGPYSLVTQQPLGGKAQFGGQRFGEMEVWALEAYGAAYTLQEMLTVKSDDVSGRTKVYEAIVRGDDNFEAGIPESFNVLVKELRSLCLNVELETRA encoded by the coding sequence ATGGCGAAGTCGTTCACGGGTCGTAAGCGGGTTCGGAAGAGCTTCGGGCGCATCCCGGAAGTGGCAAAAATGCCGAATCTGATCGAGGTGCAAAAGAGCTCCTACGATTATTTTCTGCAAATGAACGTACCGCCTGAACAGCGCACCCCGGTCGGGCTTCAGGAAGTGTTCCGCTCGGTATTTCCGATTAAGGATTTCTCCGAACGCTCGCAGCTCGAGTTCGTTAAGTACGAACTGGAAGAGCCGAAATATGACGTTGAAGAGTGCCAACAGCGCGGCATCACCTTTGCAGCGCCGCTGAAGGTTACGCTCCGTCTCGTGGTCTGGGATATCGACGAAGATACGGGTTCGCGCTCGATCCGCGATATCAAAGAACAAGAAGTCTACATGGGCGATATGCCCCTGATGACCAGCAATGGTACGTTTATCATTAACGGCACCGAGCGCGTCATCGTCAGCCAGATGCACCGGTCGCCGGGCGTGTTCTTCGATCACGACCGTGGCAAGACCCATTCGTCGGGTAAGTTCCTGTTTGCCGCCCGCGTTATCCCCTATCGCGGATCGTGGCTGGACTTTGAATTCGACGCGAAGGATATCGTCTACGTCCGTATCGACCGCCGCCGCAAGCTGCCGGCGACGACCCTGATGCTGGCACTGGATTCCTTCTTGACCGAAGAGCGGCGCGTGAAGCTGGCCGAAGACGGGGCGACCTTGGCGCCCTTCGAAGCCACCGGCATGACCGCCGAAGAAATCCTGCAGTATTTCTATGAGACTCTGACCTTCGAACGCACGCCGGGCGGCTGGAAGCGGCCATTTAGCGCTGAGCAGTTCAAGGGCATGAAGCTCACCTATGATCTGATCGATGCGGCCACGGGCGAAGTGCGCGTGCCGAAAGAAACCAAGATCACCCCGCGTCTCGCCAACAAGCTGGTCTCGGAAGGTCTCGAGGCAGTGCTGGTGCCGACCGATGATCTGGTGGGCCGTTATGTCGCCGCCGACATCATCAATGAAAACACCGGGGAAATCTGGGTTGAAGCTGGGGAAGAGGTGAGCGAGCAGCTTCTCGAAACCCTGGCCGATATGAATGTTGGCGAACTGCCGACGCTCAATATCGATCACGTCAACGTCGGCCCGTACATTCGCAACACGCTGGCTGTTGATCGCAACAAGACCCGCGAAGACGCGCTGATCGATATCTACCGCGTCATGCGCCCGGGCGAACCGCCGACCCTCGAAACCGCTGAAAAGCTGTTCGGCGATCTGTTCTTCGATTCGGAACGCTACGATCTTTCGGCCGTGGGCCGTGTGAAGATGAACGCGCGCCTGGGCCTGGATGTGCCGGACACGATGCGCGTGCTGCGCAAGCACGATATTCTGGCCATCGTCAAGCTGCTCTGCGACCTGAAGGACGGGCGCGGCGAAATCGACGATATCGACCATCTCGGCAACCGCCGCGTTCGCTCGGTCGGCGAACTGATGGAAAATCAGTATCGTCTCGGCCTGCTGCGCATGGAGCGCGCGATCCGCGAGCGCATGTCGTCGGTCGAAATCGACACGGTGATGCCGCATGATCTGATCAACGCCAAGCCGGCGGCGGCGGCAGTGCGCGAGTTCTTCGGCTCGTCGCAGCTCAGCCAGTTCATGGATCAGACCAACCCGCTGTCGGAAATCACCCATAAGCGCCGCCTGTCGGCGCTTGGGCCGGGCGGTCTGACGCGCGAACGCGCGGGCTTCGAAGTCCGCGACGTGCATCCCACGCACTATGGCCGTATCTGCCCGATTGAAACGCCGGAAGGCCCGAATATCGGTCTCATCAACTCGCTCGCCACCTATGCGCGGGTGAACCAGTACGGCTTTATCGAAAGTCCGTACCGCAAGGTGAAGGACGGGGTTGTTTCGTCGGACGTGGTCTATCTTTCCGCGATGGAAGAAGGCCGCTACACGATCGCCGAAGCGAATGCCGAACTTGATGCCGATATGCGTTTCGTCGCCGAACTGGTGCCGAGCCGTCAGGGCGGGGAATATATCGTCGCCCGTCCGACCGATATCGACCTGATCGACGTGTCGCCGAAGCAGTTGGTGTCTGTCGCCGCCGCGCTCATCCCCTTCCTCGAAAACGACGACGCGAACCGCGCCCTCATGGGCTCGAACATGCAACGTCAGGCCGTGCCGCTGATCCGGGCGGAAGCGCCGCTGGTCGGCACCGGGATGGAAGCGACCGTGGCACGCGATTCGGGCGTTGCGATCTCCGCCAAGCGCGGCGGGATCGTCGATCAGATCGACGCGACCCGTATCGTTATCCGCGTGACCGATGCGACGGAAGCCTCCTCCTCGGCGGTTGATATTTACAACCTGCTGAAGTTCCAGCGCTCGAACCAGAATACCTGCATCAATCAGCGTCCGCTGGTGAAGGTGGGCGACGTGGTGGCGGCGGGCGACATCATCGCTGACGGCCCCTCGACCGAGCTGGGCGAACTGGCGCTGGGCCGCAACGTCCTCGTCGCCTTCATGCCGTGGAATGGCTACAACTTCGAAGACTCGATCCTGATCTCCGAACGCATCGTGTCGGAAGACGTGTTCACGTCGATCCATATCGAAGAGTTCGAAGTGATGGCCCGCGATACCAAGCTGGGTCAGGAAGACATCACGCGCGATATTCCCAATGTCGGGGAAGAAGCGCTGAAGAACCTCGACGAAGCCGGGATCGTTTACATCGGTGCCGAAGTGAAGGCGGGCGATATTCTGGTCGGTAAGGTGACGCCGAAGGGCGAATCGCCGATGACGCCGGAAGAAAAGCTGTTGCGCGCCATCTTCGGTGAAAAGGCGTCGGACGTGCGCGATACCTCGCTGCGCGTGCCGCCGGGGGTCACCGGGACCATCGTGGAAGTGCGCGTCTTCTCCCGCCGTGGCGTGGATAAGGACGAGCGCGCGATTGCCATCGAACGCCTGGAAATTGAACGTCTGGCGAAAGACCGCGACGACGAACGGGCCATTCTGGAACGCAGCTTCAACGGCCGCTTGAAGGAACTGCTGCTCGGTCAGACCATTGCGTCTGGTCCGCGCGGCGTGAAGGCGGGCGCGGTTGTCGATAGCGAAACCCTCGCAGGTCTCACCCCCGGTCAGTGGCGCCAGATTGCCGTTGCCGACGATAAGGTGATGGACGATCTCGAAGCGCTGAAGAAGCAGATGGACGCCTCCATCGACCGCCTCAACAAGCGCTTCGAAAACAAGGTCGAAAAGCTGCAGCGCGGCGACGAACTGCCGCCGGGCGTGATGAAGATGGTCAAGGTCTTCGTTGCGGTGAAGCGCAAGCTGCAGCCGGGCGATAAGATGGCCGGTCGCCACGGCAACAAGGGGGTTATTTCCCGCATCACGCCGATCGAAGATATGCCCTATCTTGAAGACGGAACAGCGGTCGATATCGTCCTCAATCCGCTGGGCGTGCCGAGCCGCATGAACGTCGGGCAGATCCTGGAAACCCATCTGGGGTGGGCCTCGGCCAACCTCGGGCGGCAGATTAAGGATCTCGTCGATCAATTCCGCCGCGAAGGGTCGAAAGACACCAGCAAGCTGCACAGCTACTTCAAGGATATCTACGGCGAGAAGGTCTATGGCGAGGATATCGCCGACCTTGATACCGGCGATACGTTGGAACTGGCGCAGAATCTGACGCGCGGTATTCCTTTCGCAACGCCGGTCTTCGACGGCGCCCGTGAAGAAGATATCGTCCATATGCTGGAAAAGGCTGGGATCCACAGCTCGGGTCAGATGACCCTGGTCGATGGCCGCACCGGCGAGCCGTTCGACCGGTCGGTCACGGTCGGCTACATCTACATGCTGAAGCTGCACCATCTGGTCGATGACAAGATCCACGCCCGCTCCATCGGGCCGTACAGCCTCGTCACCCAGCAGCCGCTGGGCGGTAAGGCGCAGTTCGGTGGGCAGCGTTTCGGGGAAATGGAAGTCTGGGCGCTCGAAGCCTATGGCGCGGCCTATACCCTGCAGGAAATGCTCACGGTCAAGTCGGACGACGTGTCGGGCCGTACCAAGGTTTATGAAGCCATCGTCCGCGGCGACGATAACTTCGAAGCCGGTATCCCTGAGTCCTTCAACGTGCTCGTGAAGGAACTGCGGTCGCTGTGCCTCAACGTCGAACTGGAAACCCGCGCCTAA
- the rplL gene encoding 50S ribosomal protein L7/L12, with amino-acid sequence MADLAKLVDDLSALTVLEAAELAKLLEDKWGVTAAAPVAVAAAGPAAAAAPVEEQTEFTVILADAGDKKINVIKEVRAITGLGLKEAKDLVEGAPKPVKEGVSKDEAAKMKKVLEEAGAKVEVK; translated from the coding sequence ATGGCTGATTTGGCCAAACTCGTTGACGATCTCTCGGCCCTGACCGTTCTGGAAGCCGCCGAACTCGCGAAGCTGCTGGAAGACAAGTGGGGCGTCACCGCCGCCGCTCCGGTCGCCGTTGCCGCTGCTGGCCCGGCTGCTGCCGCCGCTCCGGTTGAAGAACAGACCGAATTCACCGTGATCCTCGCCGATGCCGGCGACAAGAAGATCAACGTGATTAAGGAAGTCCGTGCCATCACCGGTCTCGGCCTGAAGGAAGCCAAGGACCTGGTCGAAGGCGCTCCGAAGCCCGTCAAGGAAGGCGTGTCGAAAGACGAAGCCGCCAAGATGAAGAAGGTGCTGGAAGAAGCCGGCGCAAAGGTCGAAGTGAAGTAA
- the rplJ gene encoding 50S ribosomal protein L10: protein MDRSEKQELVSSLHSALAGAGLVVVTQQKGLTVAETTNLRRKMRAEAASYKVAKNRLAKLALAGTPYENLGDLLKGPTALAYSADPVAAAKVVVEFAKTNDKLTIVGGSLGGQPLNEAGVKALATLPSLDELRGKLLGVLQAPAQKLAAVAQAPAAQLARVVQAYADKGAAA, encoded by the coding sequence GTGGACCGTTCCGAGAAGCAGGAGCTGGTTTCGTCCTTGCATTCCGCGCTGGCTGGTGCCGGTTTGGTAGTTGTCACCCAACAAAAGGGTTTGACGGTTGCCGAAACGACCAACCTTCGTCGCAAGATGCGGGCCGAAGCGGCCTCCTACAAAGTTGCGAAGAACAGGCTCGCTAAGCTCGCCCTCGCCGGCACGCCCTACGAAAACCTCGGCGATCTGCTGAAGGGTCCGACTGCGCTTGCGTATTCGGCTGACCCGGTTGCGGCTGCCAAGGTTGTCGTCGAGTTCGCCAAGACGAACGACAAGCTCACCATCGTTGGCGGCTCCCTCGGGGGGCAACCGCTCAACGAAGCCGGTGTGAAGGCTCTTGCAACGCTGCCGTCGCTCGACGAACTGCGTGGCAAGCTGCTCGGCGTGCTCCAGGCTCCGGCCCAGAAGCTCGCCGCAGTGGCACAGGCCCCGGCTGCTCAGCTTGCTCGCGTCGTTCAGGCGTATGCCGACAAAGGCGCAGCGGCCTAA
- the rplA gene encoding 50S ribosomal protein L1, with the protein MARIGKRLKKAYEGVDSEALVALEQAVSMIKARATAKFDETIEIAMNLNIDPRKADQALRGVVSLPNGTGKTLRVGVFARGAKAEEAKAAGADVVGAEDLMEIVQGGKIEFDRCIATPDMMAIVGRLGKVLGPRGLMPNPKLGTVTTDVAAAVAAAKGGQVQFRAEKAGIVHAGIGKASFSEEALLENVKAFVGAINRNKPTGVKGVYIKKVSLSSTMGPGVKLELGSVASL; encoded by the coding sequence ATGGCCCGCATCGGTAAGCGTCTGAAGAAGGCGTATGAAGGCGTTGACTCCGAAGCCCTGGTGGCGCTGGAGCAAGCCGTTTCCATGATTAAGGCCCGGGCCACGGCGAAGTTCGATGAAACCATCGAAATTGCCATGAACCTGAACATCGATCCGCGTAAGGCCGATCAGGCCCTGCGTGGCGTCGTGTCGCTGCCGAATGGCACCGGTAAGACCCTGCGCGTCGGCGTGTTCGCCCGCGGCGCCAAGGCTGAAGAAGCCAAGGCGGCTGGGGCCGATGTGGTCGGCGCCGAAGACCTGATGGAAATCGTTCAGGGCGGCAAGATCGAGTTCGATCGTTGCATCGCCACCCCGGACATGATGGCCATCGTCGGTCGTCTCGGTAAGGTGCTCGGCCCGCGTGGCCTGATGCCGAACCCGAAGCTCGGCACGGTGACCACCGATGTCGCAGCAGCGGTTGCGGCGGCCAAGGGCGGTCAGGTGCAGTTCCGCGCCGAAAAGGCCGGGATCGTCCATGCTGGTATTGGTAAGGCGAGCTTCTCGGAAGAAGCGCTGCTGGAGAACGTCAAGGCGTTCGTTGGCGCGATCAACCGGAATAAGCCGACCGGCGTTAAGGGCGTCTACATTAAGAAAGTCAGCCTCAGCTCGACCATGGGTCCGGGCGTGAAGCTGGAACTCGGGTCGGTCGCCAGCCTCTAA
- the rplK gene encoding 50S ribosomal protein L11 codes for MAKKIVGYIKLQVPAGKANPSPPIGPALGQRGLNIMEFCKAFNAQTQQLEVGMPIPVVITAYGDRTFTFVMKTPPVTYFLKKAAGIDKGSQTTGKGAKVGKVTMDQIREIATKKMADLNANDVDAAATMIVGSARSMGLEVVE; via the coding sequence ATGGCAAAAAAGATTGTTGGCTACATTAAGCTACAGGTGCCGGCTGGCAAAGCCAATCCGTCGCCGCCGATCGGTCCGGCGTTGGGTCAGCGCGGTCTGAACATCATGGAATTCTGCAAAGCGTTCAATGCGCAGACGCAGCAGCTTGAAGTCGGTATGCCGATCCCCGTGGTCATCACGGCCTATGGCGACCGTACCTTCACCTTCGTGATGAAGACCCCGCCGGTCACTTACTTCCTGAAGAAGGCTGCGGGCATCGATAAGGGGTCGCAGACCACCGGCAAGGGCGCGAAAGTGGGTAAGGTCACGATGGACCAGATCCGCGAAATCGCGACCAAGAAGATGGCCGATCTCAACGCCAATGACGTTGATGCCGCGGCTACCATGATTGTCGGCTCGGCCCGGTCCATGGGCCTGGAAGTGGTGGAGTAA